The genomic interval TTTTATGTCACAAACAGTCTTAGGTAGAAAGGCCACTGCCTGTTGGAATTCAGATTCTATTGATTAAAATCATGAAAGTTATCAAACAATAACTGAAGACTATTGCTTAAAATAGGTATAATTTCATAAATTGACATAGTGTCAAAGTATCTGTGCTTACTGATAACTTGTTAACCtcttacaccccaacatcagtatgcatattctccaaactgttctctgtatatttccttAGGTGTTGACAAgtagaatttgtataacaatcaggagcctctttagttagtgatcctttcctttatttttgtgaccttaatgtttgattcaagagtgatattttaaggagtaAATTATCAGATGCTAGTTACTCCTTGGGAGCAGAGGGTTAATGGTTTTCAAGAGTTTAAATGGTactaaaaaacttttttaaccaatcaaaaaCCAATCTaaatgcaaaagtaaaaatattattttaagaataaaatattAAGTTATTGATGATATTAATGAGTATGTGGTGTCTACATGTGTTACTTATTCACTGTTACAGTATATACAGAAATTCATCACCTGGTAAGGGTTCTTTGTCCCGTAGTGTGACAATTCATTCAAGTGAGGTGGCTCTTCACTGACTTCATAAGCAAATATTGTAGTTTCACCCTGAAAAGTTACTTCACAAGGTAAGGCATTTGTTGCTAGTTCAGCCCATTTATCTTGTTGGAGATCAAATataccaaaatttattttcctacaCAGTTCCATACCATAAACTCAAATAGTCTGCTTAACAGGATATGGCTGACATGCACAAACCTATTTATCTGACTGATATGTACAAATTTCCTTGCACCACATCTCAACTTATTCACAACAACCTTCCTCATGGAGTTTCATAATTATAGAAATGAAAGTGCCAATACAGATTGTTTATTGGAAGTGCTTGGTCCTTGTCACTGCTGACATTTTTAACACAGCatatttatataatattatATACATATACCTTAGCAGATAGAAACATGACAGAGGAGTCTTCATCATAGAAAGGTATCAGGGTAGCGGGTGCCGCATCCACCTCCACTGATGATAAAACTTTAGACAGATCACAACTGTCATAAACACTAATGATTCTTATGCTTGATCTAAtgcagagaaaaagaagaaaattcacATTACCCCTGAACAGCtaaacctgaaaaaagttaaaaactgcatattgaaatatatatacaaaggtgtgatattaatttttttcttctgatatcCACTTGGCTCCTTAAtacttcaaagtggtagccaattcaaaaaaagttggttgccattttcaaagacaaacaaaacctttttttctgctgtcattgttctagaaattaagttaaggaaaagatctttaatgtgctacaaagtggacactaggatggatgatatgcaacgttcaagctcacctaaatccaagatggtgtctagttattgatcaagatgcatgtattgtgatttgaaaacaaacttaaagaggAAGTTCActgcggatttatctttgcaaatctttttaattcactatatctctaggtaagaTTATGAttaaacattctagtcgccaatttggcaactaattttcaggatttggtcgccaaagtcataaaatttagtcgcattggcacctgtattaggtgcaatttcatgccctgatatatgtaacaaacaaaaaaaacctccaAACAAATTAAGTACAAGAAAAGAATATTGGGCAAAAATGCCAAGTACATAAGTCAAAATAGCCacactttttttctataaaaggTGAAAATATCCATCCAAGTGGTCTTTACTGGAATTGAATTGAGAATGGCAAGTAATAGCAtaatgtaaaaaatgaaaatcatgtttATTCAGTGTCTTTAATGAGTTACTCCTTGACATACAATTCTGGTGGACAGCAAATAGCTTTCTGTCTTTAAGGTGAGGTATATATGTCAACTTACTTGCCAAATCCTGTGGTCACTAACCAGTCCCCACTTGGACCTCCCCAGAAGACACGAGCTCCACGGCTCCCTTCAGGTCCTGTTCCtgtctaaaaaaagaaattaactctTTGATCAAATATAGGCTGCACTATAAATAACAATAtctacaaaaaaatcaacagtgCTGGACTCAGACTACATGAAGGTACACCAGCTGAACAACTCCCCTAGGGTGTGACCAAGAACATTGTTGATGTGCTTATGGAGGTGAGGGAAAACAATTGAACACAACTGCCATTGATTATCTCTGCTTTCTGTAGCATGAGGCCACTGGGGGAGATGCTTCTCTACATGGAAGCAATACTAATCCAGCAAAGGTAGCCCCAACATTTCCTCAGGTTTCCATGACAGTTTGCAGGTATCCAATTACACTCCTGAGTGGAAAGGGGCATGGTTACAGTAAACTTTCTTGCTCAAGGAGACAACACCACTGCTCAGTCCAGCATCAAACCTGTCTGCAACATACTATCCACTGAGCCAGCACTCCTCTCACAGAGCTCATGCTcaattttaaattacaaaatacaCTAGTTGAGGCTCTCTCTGGTGGAAGATTGTCCAGACAAATCTCCTTGCACCCAgataatattttaaatgaataataCCTGTAGAGGCGAAACTTGAGATCTTGGGTCAAATATTCTGATCTTGTTGTCTCTTGACACAGTGGCTAGTCTTGTTCCATCTGGTTTCCAACTCAAGCTAAAAACCTAAAAAGACTTTTGATAATCAGCTTGTTTGACtgttcaagtttttcatttccttttttaatcatCAGCTCATTTGGTATgcttacatttatttttatcataaaaagcTAGCAACCATAGAATCAAAAGTCTTTAAGTGCTATCatgatgataaaatttttgtttggtgtagatggtttaaaaaatgtttgttaaaacTTACAAAGGTATTCATGACAACTTTTTCTCTTATGAAATATTGATACACATTTAGTTCACAGGATGCTTGGCTCTGCAACCTTTAACGATTTTCATAAACACAAGAACTTGCATTTCATcccagaaaaggaaaataactgtTTCTTTGGCAGCAGATGTACCAGTAGGTGTTTAGGATCCTTACCGAATCAGTAAGTCCGTTAAGCGTTATTAGATCTTTCACTTTATCAACATCCCAGATCTTGATGGTTAAATCCATAGCTGCTGATGCCAGAACACCTTTGGCTGTGGGGTGATACTTAACTATGTTTGGTTTGTCATTATGACCtgttatattaaaaacaaaagaagaaacaaactaaattgatgaatttgttttaaacgTTTATAACAAAAATGGTTGGTTAACTAGTCAAGTTTTGGAAGGTATCAGATCAAATTTGATTGAGTGGTTTGTTAGCCAGCTGGTTGGCTTAAAAATACACAGGTTCATACAtgtctaaaaatatttttgcaaaataacCTTTCAAAACCACAAATGGATTGTTAATAGTTTCTGTCAAGCCATCATTGGGTACTTCCCACACAGTAACAAAACCACTTTCACAGGCTGAAAGATAAACAAATACAGAACATCAATAGTTATGCATCCAGATATGCAGAAAagtatttgacaaaaaaaaaaacaaagcccTTCAACATACAATCACATGATATACAATGAAGTGCATCAATTCCAACTGCCAAGTTGTTTCACATCAGTTTATTAAATGATTACACTTGACTTCGTCAACATTATACCCAGCAGAAAAAGTGGCTTAACGACAAGCCCATTGACCTCCACCTTAAGAGGTATGAGTTCAAGACCTACCCAGGTCATCATCTTGTGCCTTAAGGCAAAACAGTCCACCCAACAGTATAACAGTGGTAGCCAACTGTCAGGTAAGCCTCACGAAATTCAGGGGGAGTACCAATACTTTCAGTTGCTTCATCCTTAATACCAGCATAAGCTTAGAGAGAGCATGGACTGCCTGGATCACTTTCTGACCCTCACTTATAAATACGTTGTACCCAACCCACCAGTTGCTAGTCTCTGTTTGTTAAATGGGTCCATGGCAAAATCCAGCACACCACTACCACACTGAATTACAGGCAGGCCTGAATCAGGAAGCCGACCGGGCTTATCTaactgaaaacagaaatttgATCACATTGTGAGATAACTTATTATAAGTGTCtctaataaaaacaataatttaaataacaaagagaataaaaataagctATAATTTATAATCAGgataataataaatatcaaCAAGAAGACCTCCAATGATTTGAAAATGGTCTTCAGGATGATTgccactgaaataaaaaatctaagaaaaaagtcagttttgcTTCTCCCCGACTCTGTCTTTGAAGCCACTAGCCATTATTTGCATTATATCTATAAAATTGGTTCAAAAACGGCCAGGGGTTTTCCTTCAATTGCACCTTGGTGACAGCTCATCTGCAACCAAAGCCTCCCCCATGCAAAGGAATTCACTGCAattaaattcataaaaaaaattggcttggACAGATACAAATGCATGTTTGATGGATTACTTACAGGGACCACAGCGATTTGGCCTCCAGGTCCTGATAAGGAAAAGCGGCAAACTTCTGATTGACTTGAAAACCATCAGAGTCTGCTAGTACTGATATGCTCAAATTCCGTACATTGTCTATATTATTGCTTTTGTGCATGGGAGTGCCATGAAGGTGTCTGAATTTTGATGTACGTGCAGCTGTGAAAGTCTTTCGTGGCTTTGTTGAAGGTTCTGCCCAGGACCAGCAGATGATGTTAATTTGTTGACAGTTTGTTGAGTTTGTTGAGAATTAGCTTCTTCTTTTGGTGATTCTCTGGACTCACTTGTTGAATGCTTAAACACAACAATAACAAGATACCTCCTAATTACCCAATATTGCACTATGTAGGTAATCTCTTTACACTCTATTTAAGTTGTTGAATGGCAGGTCATGCCATTAAGAATCCACATACATTCCCATTGTTACAATTCTTAATGGATTAGCTAGAGGTCTTTGTTGAGTCACTTGGTAGGGATGACACATACCCGAGTCTTTTCTCATGCAGTGTAAACATTTTATTACCTTACTACAAATTGAAATAGAATATAGTTTAATGTAATGTTAGGAAAGAACTTACAATAACTTACCTTTTCTACAGCAACACTTGGTTTCTGACTTTCTGTTGCTGGTTTTGGCTTGAGTGTGGGTTTCTGTGGTTTTTCttgtgctgttgttgttttttgacATTCCATTTGTCGTTTTGATGGATCAAGAGAAACTCTCCTTAACTGTTGGGAAAAACACGCCTTTTTAGCACTGACTCCAGTCAATTACACACAGGAAGATTCagatgttttcttctttctgtgCCTGTGACAATATAAATGACTTTGTTCCTTATTACCAAAGCAGGTCAGATTTATCATCTCTATTAAGGTAACTACAAATGAAGTATACATGAATAACACAAGGATCTGATGCTCTGTAACTTACAGGGTTATTGGATCCACTGAACCACTCTTCTGCTGTCATGGATGCTTCTCTTGCAAAAGTATCAGGAAACAAGTCTTCATGAAAATCCCTGTAAgacttcaataaaaaaattaattgactgAGTATCAAGTTAAATGAATGCAGACgcagaacaaagaaagaaagaaaaatagaaagacaAATTGGCAAAGGACCAaaccaaaaagtgaaaaaatgaatgagagaCATGATGCTAGAACAGTCAAACAAATACACAAACAAGGAGACAATAAAGAAATGGACAAACAAATCAGTCATGAGTTACATGATTCAATTATTTCTTTACCTTTCGTGGCACACAGTAACTGATAGGGACCACTGATGATTTTGTTAGCTGAAGAAGTCGTACCACTTCACATTTCATTACATTCATGGCAAGTTTAGGTACAATGGCCATACCTTTGTGCTGTTGGTCCATCACCTGTGATGACACTTGAAAGTAGTACAGAAAATTTTATATCAGTAGAAATTTCAATACTCTCACTGTATCATAAAGAAACAAAGGCATTAATATTGAGTTCACACTCATTACCACTGGCACAGGATCAATCAAAGCTTAAGAAGTTAGCTCACACTACAGAACAGAGTAGTGACACTGACAGTTAAGCAATGAATACTATTTTTCTAACAAATGTCACTTTATGTAATGAGCATGTTTAATTGAGATATTTATCTCAATTACCTGAAGTTACAAATGATGTGGCAGTATCAGATACCTCCAAATACTGGATTGAAGAGTCACCCTGAgagataaaataaacaaatggatTAGGTCACAATAACAAGAGTCTATTATGTACTGGATTGAAAGGGGGGAAACCACCCACAAAGCTGTGTTTACTTCATGCACGCTGCTCATTGAATCAAATATGACTACCAACTCTCTCATTTTGATTTGCGAGATATTTTAATATAACATAAATCAGGAcataagaatgaaaaagaatatcAGGGGGTATCatgatttgacaccaaattctcacaactacCATTGTAGGAAATGAATGGAGACAGCATGAAGAATTACTCTCAACTTTTTGAGATTTTGGGAGTAAAAGGGCATTAAATAAACAACGTCAAGTGCTGTTTGGAGTGTGTTAAGTTAGTTAGTCATGTAAATAGTTTAATGCACCCCTTGTATGTATTAGAACATGTTGTCACCAAACAAgtattaaaattacaatttggACATAAGACAATGTGGTAATAATGAATGGTAAAAACAAATACAAGAATAATAAGG from Pocillopora verrucosa isolate sample1 chromosome 14, ASM3666991v2, whole genome shotgun sequence carries:
- the LOC131777716 gene encoding LOW QUALITY PROTEIN: coronin-7-like (The sequence of the model RefSeq protein was modified relative to this genomic sequence to represent the inferred CDS: inserted 1 base in 1 codon; deleted 2 bases in 1 codon) — protein: MHRFKASKYRNAAPKIPKKEECITDIRVGSLMSSHGNHIKASDIFMAFNVDAGGGGSLGVLPLEEVGRKEQSLPFLHAHADFVSDLDFSPADGRLLTTCSYDCFKTVANSRGRHKRDSCLHHFVLLPQQPGRVENVLFHPAASEVLASSCGKSVTIWDLQKQQLNYNLENHRDLVQSFCWKGDGSLLVTSSKDKKVRILDPRGNSVVAECEGMEGIKDSRVLWLGNTDKIISTGFSQSRNREVVVRDVKNICSPLQRMSFDTSSGILMPFFDPDTNMLFLAGKGDSSIQYLEVSDTATSFVTSVSSQVMDQQHKGMAIVPKLAMNVMKCEVVRLLQLTKSSVVPISYCVPRKSYRDFHEDLFPDTFAREASMTAEEWFSGSNNPLRRVSLDPSKRQMECQKTTTAQEKPQKPTLKPKPATESQKPSVAVEKHSTSESRESPKEEANSQQTQQTVNKLTSSAGPGQNLQQSHERLSQLHVHQFRHLHGTPMHKSNNIDNVRNLSISVLADSDGFQVNQKFAAFPXSGPGGQIAVVPLDKPGRLPDSGLPVIQCGSGVLDFAMDPFNKQRLATACESGFVTVWEVPNDGLTETINNPFVVLKGHNDKPNIVKYHPTAKGVLASAAMDLTIKIWDVDKVKDLITLNGLTDSVFSLSWKPDGTRLATVSRDNKIRIFDPRSQVSPLQTGTGPEGSRGARVFWGGPSGDWLVTTGFGKSSIRIISVYDSCDLSKVLSSVEVDAAPATLIPFYDEDSSVMFLSAKGETTIFAYEVSEEPPHLNELSHYGTKNPYQAVAFLPKTVCDIKQVEFARAVKLNKTSIDLITFQVPRVKMEYFQDDLFPDTRVWWEPSVTSDKWFTGEDKTQRTMSLRPDGMKALSEAPKPAPIARKYDSRHELEEVKSVEQQKEELLNSMVDKLRNYDDDPLPQDLQEGVDDDEWDD